The nucleotide sequence cagcctggagaggaggaggcttagaggtgacctcattgctctctataactacctgaagggaagttatagtcaggtgggaactggtctcttctcccaggcagttagcaataggacaaggggacatgggcttaaactctgccaggggaagtttaggctggatattaggaagaagttctttacggaaagagtgatcaggcattggaatggcctgcctagggaggtggtggactcaccgtccctggaggtttttaaactgagattggacatggctcttagtgccatgatctagtaaatgggctgaagttggaccaagggttggacttgatgatctctgaggtcttttccaacctagccaattctgtgattctgtgattctgtgaagtaggATTTGCCTTCTTGTTTCCTTTGGCAGATGGTCTACATTCCCCTGTTGTCACTTTGGCCTTGCTATACAAGAATACTGAAGTAGTACAGTGCATGCAAAGCTAGTGAGACCAGTCCTTATTTATGAAGTATTAGCTTTTCTTCATGACACAATAAAGCTGGAAAGATAATAGGAGTGACGTGGTTGTTTTTCCAGCATGAATTATTTTCTGCAGAGAATAACGAAGTTTGCAGCACTGCAAAGGTATGTGGATTGCTCTGCCTTCATATGGAGAGCCTTTATTTTGATTAAACAGCTCTTCAAAACACAGAATGCCttaccagaaaacaaacaaacaaaagcccaacaacaaaccaaacaaaacaaaataaaccacacaCAGAACAGTGCAAACATGGGTCTGGAAGTTCACACTTTGTGTCATTAATTACTTTTCCCCCATTACAGTTTTTGACTTCTGCACAAGTGCACGCTTTATCACTTGTTTATGAAGAAGAaacacaggaaagggagaacaaagcTTATATGGAATGGTGGTTTTATAAAtaagatttttcttctctgtttttcagATTCAGTACTGCATAAACATGGGTGCATTTTTGGATAAACCAAAAACTGAAAAGCATAATGCTCATGGTGCAGGAAATGGCTTGCGTTACGGCCTCAGCAGTATGCAGGGATGGAGAGTGGAAATGGAAGATGCTCACACAGCTGTTGTAGGTATTCCCCACGGCTTAGAGGACTGGTCCTTTTTTGCTGTCTATGATGGTCACGCAGGATCTCGTGTGGCAAATTATTGCTCCACGCACTTGTTAGAACACATCACTAACAATGAAGACTTTAGGGCGACAGAAAAAcctggatctgctcttgaacCTTCAGTGGAAAATGTCAAGAGTGGAATCAGAACTGGCTTTTTGAAAATTGATGAGTATATGCGCAATTTCTCAGACCTCAGAAATGGAATGGACAGAAGTGGCTCAACAGCAGTGGGAGTTTTGATTTCACCTGAACATGTGTACTTTATCAATTGTGGTGATTCACGGGCTGTTCTCTATAGGAATGGACAAGTCTGTTTTTCAACACAGGATCACAAACCTTGCAACCCAAGGGAGAAGGAGCGAATCCAGAATGCAGGAGGCAGTGTAATGATTCAGCGTGTTAATGGTTCATTGGCAGTTTCTCGAGCTCTGGGGGACTATGACTACAAATGTGTTGACGGTAAAGGCCCTACAGAACAACTTGTTTCTCCAGAGCCTGAGGTTTGTGAGATTTTAAGGGCAGATGAAGATGAATTTATCATCTTGGCTTGTGACGGAATCTGGGATGTAATGAGCAATGAAGAGCTCTGTGAATTTGTTAAGTCTAGACTTGAAGTATCAGATGACCTGGAAAAAGTGTGCAATTGGGTAGTGGACACTTGTTTACATAAGGTATGTAACTTTTTTCTCCAAGCAGCTGTTCTAAAATGATCTTCTCTTTAGATGGGTATGATGTTATCAGCAGTTCCTGGCctactcttcctcttctctttcttcctttctctctgtttcCGTTCAACTGTATATCCTTGCTGAAGAATATACAGCCTCATCCTTTGTGCCTGGAGAGGGGATAGCTGTTTCAAAAccaaagatttctttttctcaaaTAACTCTTCCATATAGGTTCAGTTCTGAACTATATTTCCAaatacaaaatttttaaaactaatAAATTCTGTGTGAGGTATTTTGGGGTGATTATTTTTTGCTCATTCAAGTTGGGCAGTGTTCATATCCTTTGCATAAAAGTCATTGTACCATTTCCTCATCAAGGTATGGTTTGTCTGTCATCTGAAGCAGTGTCCTCAGCTTATTGTTGTAGCTTAGATGGAGAAGCACTTCTTTTGCACCTGAGCTTGCTTGCACTCCTCAAATTTAGAATTTGTTTGGAGCAACTGCAGGTCCGTCTGGAAGTGTTTCATAGGTATACTACTACCAGAATTCCCTGAAAAGTGCAATTCCTGTTTGTGCAAATAGGGTTCCTTTATTAGACCACATGGCAAACTTGCCATTTTgaggaaaacattaaaattcAGTATTCTAACGCTAAAGGGtaagttatttttttcagaaatagaaTTGTATTCCAGCATATGCCATATGATGTGTGATTGGTTTAAATGCCATGGCTTTTCTGACCAAGCACTTGATCAGCCTTGTTAAAGGATACTCACTCTAATATACCTTCAGTAAAACTGAGCCCTGACctcatatttattttataaagtCAGATCCTGGTGTCTGCAGTAAGACCTTAATTTCAAACCAGGAGTTTAAATTATGGTTTTGCTGGATCTCCTTGCAAGAGACTTAGACACTGTGTTTTTAAATTTGGCTTTGGATTGTAattgtttaaaattaaatgtgaGCAGGAAAGTGGTATTGGAACTTACTGGTGAAAAACTGTCATTAAAATTCATATCTGGAAAAAGCAGTTGGCTCAGGTTGCTGAGCACATGGCAGTCTGTAATGTCAGCTTGGCCATACTAAATGAATTAGCATTTTGTACTTCAATGTGCTACATATGATGCAGGTGCATTCTGATAAACAGATTTGAGATTAAGCCAATGTCTTACGTGAATGCTTTTGAGCTGAAATAAAGTAGTAGCTGGAGCTAACTATTCTAGAAATCTAGGATAAGTATTCTGCATGCCACTTTGCAACATGAGTTGTTTTTTAACTTGGCTTAAGGTAACGTTATATGACTGTTTAATTTCTGACCTATTTTCTtgatattatttttaaactgttgaCATGTAAATAAGTCCGTTAAACTTTAACACTAAgaataatacaataaaaatcagcaAAATTTTGGCAAGTAGTTTAGTTGGGAAACTTAGAGGTtcttattaataaaaatacagttttattgcaaggtttctttttttccaggtgtATCTGTAGTACCATATTTGGAACAAGTAAAAGTGACTAgaatagaaaaatgaaaaataagactaAAGACCCtaactcttcttttttctttgtcatgTAGGGGAGTCGTGATAACATGAGTATCGTACTAGTGTGTTTTTCAAATGCTCCTAAGGTCTCAGATGAGGCAGTGAAAAAAGATGCTGAGTTGGATAAGTACTTGGAATCACGGGTTGAAGGTAAGAAATCCATTTTGTTCAGTAGAAATGCTGTCATAGCCTTCTTGAGcttgaaaacaaaaaccctgAAAGCCATCATGCCATTATGTGTTGGGTCAAATTCAGGCCTGGTTACAACTTTGAATTTTTATGTGTgaggaaaaatgttttaagacATGTGGTTAGTTCATCCTGGTATTCTGCTAGCTTTTTCTAAATATAAGCTTTAGATTTGTAATTCTGTCTTCACAGGTCAAAATGCAACCACTGACCTTGCAGAGCATTACATCAGTGAAGTGAATAGTGATATTATTAATGTCTTGCGTATAAAATATTGAGATGCTTGTGATATTTGGTCCCTTTTTTGTGACAGCTTTGACAAATAGAAAAAGCTGTACTGACTTTTTATGAAGGGACAAGTTACTCATCTAATTGTCCAGGCTTTTTTAACTGCTTTTTAACATAGCTGTTAGTTATTTATCACACTGAGAACTTTTCTGTTAAGCCAGCTTTTGCAAAAACTTAACAGAATATAAATTATCAAAATACTTACAAATGCAAGAGCCCTTTGGATTCTGAATGCTCActggtgtgtatgtatgtgtgaataaaaacaatataaTCATCTAGAACTTTCATGGAGGACTAAACTTAATTTCTAACCAGTTTCATTTAGTCACTGATCTGATAACACTTATCCAATAGTTTGAATGCATCTTCTTCCCTTAAGCAGAAGCAGTTACAGGAGAGTTAGCTTGACTCGGAATGAAAGGCTTGCCCTTGTGTATTTATTCCTTTTCTGCGATGTTCTTAATGTCAGAAAAACTGAAATCTCAGGCAGGCTTTCGAACTGTTGCTTCTAATTTAAAATCTTTTGTCACTGGTTAGGGCTGTTCTGAAGTCTGAGAACCGCTATATGTAGTGGCCTGCCAGTCTCTTCAGTCTTCTTAATTATGCTAGTGATCGAGGTACAGCTCAGTTTTGGTAGCACTGACTGAAGTTCAGGGCTGATACTGAAAGCTCGTGGTTTTTGTAGTATTGTTCTTAATGTTGGCACAGGGTTTTTGCAGAAGCAACCCAGGCATGAAAAGAACTGAGTTCTTGGAACAGTTTGTCTTGCTGTTACAAATGTTGCTAGGATAATGCTGTGAAGTAGCATCGTTGGGAGAGGAGCAGTCGTCAGAGGTTTTGAAAACTTTGTTGTTGGGATTCTTTAAACTTCAGTAATCTCATCAGAAGAGTCACCCACTGTCAGCCACTTATGGTGATGCAGTTTATTAACCCACTTGTTGGAGCTACCAGTTACAGCAACAGTATTCACGGAAAGGAAGGGGTTTACTGAAGAGAAAGCTGATTGAGATAACTTGTACCCTTTTTTGGCTTGTTTCAGCCTTGGACTAGAATATTCCCTAGATCCAAGTTGAACTGTGCTTCATGAAGAGGTGATCCCTTTGTAGATGATAATGAGTTGTGTAGCCTCCTTAGATGTATTTGTTCCAGGTACTGAGAGTAGTGGTTTCACTTTTTACTGTAGTATTGCTGTCCTGATGGTATGTCTCTGTTCATATTGAAGAAATGTGATATTGGCAGTCTAAAGGACTGTTCAGCAGAGTTCTGTGAAAGTAATTTAAATCTGGGTGACAAGATGCTTGGGACTTTGCAGGTCAGAATCTACATGAAGCCGCCATCTTCAGACTCTAACAAGGTCTCAGTGACATAAATCACAGCCCTGACCACTGACTGCCTGAGCTTGAGCGTTTTTTATGAAAGAGGTGTCACTGACCAAATTTTCTTAACATAGATCCGGAAACTTTCCAGGTGCCTGAGCATGATGAGAATTACTAATGCGGCACTCAAGCACTATCACGTAGGAGATacatgctgcttctgtttttcttgttggttttggtttattttaatatCTGAGACACCCACTGGCTTTTTAACATGCTGTAATGGGTACTGAAAGAACTGATTGGATATACTTCTACTAGAAAGTAGTTCATATCCAAGTAAGTACCATTAGGTATAACTGAGAAGTAATCTGTAGATCTGAGATCAGGAGCCTTCTGAGAGTGTGCAACCGCAAAAATTCCACAGCTAACCATTCACAACTTTTCTTAACAATGATTCAGTGTAAAATGCAACAGAGACATGGAAATGTACATGCTGCCACTGTAACTTGCTGTAGACACCTGTTAGTTTGACCATTTTAGTATCAAAAATTCTCAAACTTATTCTAATGTGACGAATGATGCTGTGTATTTTACCATTTTTTCCTTGGTGTGAAACAACTGTGAAAATCGTTCTTTATGTAGATACCTTTTTTAATTGCACTCTTAGACAAATGAGATAAACTtaagtgttttttgtgtttgcgtCAGTGTCTCAGTAATGGAAGATAGTTGATGTAACCAAGCTTAATTTTTAGATACACGTAAGAATGCCTTCAGGCCACAATACAAGTTATCTCTGAATGTACTGGTGTTGTGTGTGGTGTCTTTCCCTCTTGTTTAAATGTGGTCTGAGTTGAAACAGCTTGTATTTTTGTAGTTTCTGTTGAGATCAGAGAGCTAATGGTCACTTCAAATGTGAGCTCCAGGCAGGGTTCTCAGAACTTGGCTTCCATCCCAGGCTTCCTAGATGACACTAGTTAAGATAAATACCTATTATCTTCGTATGTCTGAGGCTGTTAATAGCCTCTGGGAGAGAGCCAGGAGTTACCTTCTCTGCCAGCAGTCAGGTGTGCACTCAGTGCTCACCTGTCAGTATTCCCAGCTTATGGTGCCTCCTCTCTCAGTTAGCAAATATGGAAAAAATTGATGAAACCACAGTGGATTTTATTGCTTTCATAAGTGAGGGTTAAGAagattaatagaaaagctgccaaaTCACTTCTGATCAGAGTGACTGGATTAACTGAGAATGACGTAGGAAGCACTAGTTGCTAGTAACAGTGCAATGTTGTCGCATAACTGAGTTACTACTCTAAGGTATCAAATTAACTTCTTAGCAGAAATGTATTTTAGCTACTTTGTCGTGTTTAACAAATACTACACGGACCAAAACAAGTGGAGAGTTTGTAGTCGGAACTGATGCAGAGCCATTCCGAATGTAACACAAAGGTTGTTAAGTATGCCAGAGAAGTGAGTTGCTTCAAAGCCTAGACTTCTGTTGGTTCAGCTCTTCTTGatttcttttaatgtatttttattttctgcatgacTTCCCTGTCTCATTCTGTGTTCTGCTAATTGGATGGGGTGCAAGGCCTTTTAATGTCAAGTATTTAGCAAGGAATGAAAGTTAGCATACTTGAGTAAATTCTGTCtagaagtggaaaaaataaaggaaacagaCTTCAGAAGAACTTAAAATATTTACCTATCTTCTAACAAATTTCTGTGTTCATAACAAATTCTGTGAAACTGTCATTTTGACAGTatccttaaaaagaaaagttGTTGGACTGCAGATTTTTACCTTACCTGTGTGCCTTTGGTGTTATTAGTTCAGAAATTATAGAGAAACATGAACAAATTTTTTCAAACCACTAAGCAGTGTCGAGAGAATTGGATAGAAATATGTcgaattctttttaaaaagtgctcTGTTTAAAAGGTTAAGTAGGGAGCAGAAATACTTtgcgttaggaaaaaaaaaacacacaaaacaaaaaaacaacacaaaaaagcgTGATCTTAAGTCTTGCAGTAGTAAAGAAAAGGCTTGGATGGTGGAAACAACTTTCATCAGGATAAGAGAACTGCCACAGTTTTGTGTTCATCTTTAGACCAAGTCTGGTCTGGAAAATGGTGCATAAGAGCTGTGCCTGAAAAGTTAAACTGCCTTTAATTCTAGAAACATAAAGCCCGGTAGATGAGTTGTGATGTTGATGATACAGATTTTATCATCTCTTCCAGTTATTTTCAAAGGACACAAGTTGTATTTCTTTAGATGTATTCTAAATACAGTTTACACTTTAGGATAGTCTTCGAGGAAGCCTATTACAATTTACTTGTAATTTTTGTGTTCCGAGGCTCTTGACTTGGCAAGTGTCTGTGTTCAGTTACAGCAAGTAATTGTACATGGTAAGAATCTGTAGTAGGTTTACTAATGTTTAAAATAACAGACTAGATGATGACTGTTCCTTTTGAAAGACAAATAATGGACTTAGTTCAAGTATTGTGTGCAACAATGTTTCTTTCTCTGTTAAAGAATTAACAGCTCACAAGTTGCGTGTAGTTGGTTCTTAGCCAATAGTTTTATTGGCTATTaaaaacattctgaaaaaaaacagcttGTCTTGGAACTACTGATCTGCAAAGACATAGATGTCATTAAAAATACCAGCTATGAGTTCTCTTAGGTACTCTCATCTTTCAGTGACCAATTTAAATCAGGGCAACTTTGGCACTTAGTGAAAAATCCTTTTGGGCTTCCTGAAGCAATTTGAGTTTGATCGATGGTATTTGTTTTCAATGAATGTACACTGTtcaataaaggattttttttcctgttctcttgTGGACCTGAAATTTAAAGCTGAGTAGACTAACCCATCAAACATTTTAGACAACAGGTTTTTTTCACTGCTATGCTTGTGCATTTTAAGCTTTGGCATGGAGAGAAGGGTGTTGTTTgcatgcttttgtttgttttaaaaactaaaaataatgcCAAAAAATCTGTATTGAAAAGCAATTTGATACTTAGATGCGTAATTGCGAGGGCGAAACCTCATGGGCTCCACACaatacaatatgaattcaagcgaattCGATCTCCCACACGTAATATTTCTAGACTGTCATTATACATTCCAAAGTAGAATGCTGAGATCCTGTGTATTTGTACCATGAGTTGAGTTAGTAGTTCTATAATATCTTTCCAGAGTTATTAAAACAGAGTTATTGTTTGAATACCAAAACAGAGGGCTTTTTTAAACAGTTGTTAAAAAACTCAGCAAGTGATAGTTT is from Patagioenas fasciata isolate bPatFas1 chromosome 3, bPatFas1.hap1, whole genome shotgun sequence and encodes:
- the PPM1B gene encoding protein phosphatase 1B isoform X1: MGAFLDKPKTEKHNAHGAGNGLRYGLSSMQGWRVEMEDAHTAVVGIPHGLEDWSFFAVYDGHAGSRVANYCSTHLLEHITNNEDFRATEKPGSALEPSVENVKSGIRTGFLKIDEYMRNFSDLRNGMDRSGSTAVGVLISPEHVYFINCGDSRAVLYRNGQVCFSTQDHKPCNPREKERIQNAGGSVMIQRVNGSLAVSRALGDYDYKCVDGKGPTEQLVSPEPEVCEILRADEDEFIILACDGIWDVMSNEELCEFVKSRLEVSDDLEKVCNWVVDTCLHKGSRDNMSIVLVCFSNAPKVSDEAVKKDAELDKYLESRVEEIMEKSGEEGMPDLAHVIRILTAENIPNLPPGGGLAGKRNIIEAVYSRLNPHRENEADPGEAEDSGSQGKLVEALRQMRINHRGNYRHLLEEMLSSYRLAKMQGEESTAESAAASTSDTRAGPSDPVPDTPTESGHHLAEIQSSNEDSGMSDKQT
- the PPM1B gene encoding protein phosphatase 1B isoform X2, with the protein product MGAFLDKPKTEKHNAHGAGNGLRYGLSSMQGWRVEMEDAHTAVVGIPHGLEDWSFFAVYDGHAGSRVANYCSTHLLEHITNNEDFRATEKPGSALEPSVENVKSGIRTGFLKIDEYMRNFSDLRNGMDRSGSTAVGVLISPEHVYFINCGDSRAVLYRNGQVCFSTQDHKPCNPREKERIQNAGGSVMIQRVNGSLAVSRALGDYDYKCVDGKGPTEQLVSPEPEVCEILRADEDEFIILACDGIWDVMSNEELCEFVKSRLEVSDDLEKVCNWVVDTCLHKGSRDNMSIVLVCFSNAPKVSDEAVKKDAELDKYLESRVEEIMEKSGEEGMPDLAHVIRILTAENIPNLPPGGGLAGKRNIIEAVYSRLNPHRENEAGAGDLEDPW